A portion of the Bacillus thuringiensis genome contains these proteins:
- a CDS encoding heterocycloanthracin/sonorensin family bacteriocin, translating to MNQFQQELQALSLNDYRSGNIVYWDQQNQYPYYYIEDAARRCGGCGRCGGCGGGRCGGFRCGGFRCIGCFGCFGCGGCGGCGGCGGCSNCFDGFSGTTDTTGTIITYEY from the coding sequence ATGAATCAGTTTCAACAAGAACTACAAGCGTTAAGTCTTAATGATTACCGATCTGGAAATATTGTCTATTGGGACCAGCAAAATCAATATCCATATTACTATATTGAAGATGCTGCTCGTCGCTGTGGCGGTTGTGGTCGTTGTGGTGGTTGTGGTGGAGGTCGTTGTGGCGGATTCCGTTGTGGTGGATTCCGTTGTATTGGTTGCTTCGGTTGTTTTGGTTGCGGGGGTTGCGGAGGTTGTGGCGGCTGTGGTGGTTGCTCTAACTGTTTTGATGGTTTTAGTGGTACTACTGATACTACTGGTACTATTATAACGTATGAATATTGA
- a CDS encoding pPIWI_RE module domain-containing protein: MKKLRLLTFENIVEPLLNEKVSFIYFPIEWLDIVEIHYKTFLLTSKLKRLNERLYDMFSDILFIQHNPYVLNENTPWIVSKEPIRQEQLDYIFQSWYEIIHDWKPNQLVEPPKYEWQSDLISNLPVLHDNETYSKWGPALISHIFCERPIYLENTNEEEIYFSPLRSQNICEAMSGPIKDEKTQDFFSYVYRFECISRGGENAPLLNISIGIRRFYQEYKMIGQTNLDITTFV; the protein is encoded by the coding sequence ATGAAAAAATTAAGGCTGCTAACATTTGAAAATATAGTAGAACCTCTATTAAATGAAAAGGTATCATTTATATACTTTCCTATTGAATGGCTGGACATCGTAGAGATACATTATAAGACGTTTTTATTAACGAGTAAGTTGAAACGTTTGAATGAAAGATTGTATGATATGTTTTCGGATATATTGTTTATTCAGCATAATCCATACGTATTAAATGAAAATACACCATGGATTGTATCGAAAGAACCTATTAGACAAGAACAGCTCGATTATATTTTTCAAAGTTGGTATGAGATTATTCATGATTGGAAACCAAATCAATTAGTTGAGCCACCAAAATATGAATGGCAATCCGATTTGATTTCTAATTTGCCAGTACTACATGATAATGAAACGTATTCTAAGTGGGGGCCCGCTTTAATCTCACATATTTTTTGCGAGCGTCCTATATATTTAGAAAATACAAATGAAGAAGAGATCTATTTTTCTCCTCTTAGATCACAAAATATTTGTGAGGCGATGTCAGGACCGATAAAAGATGAAAAAACACAAGATTTTTTCTCCTATGTATATCGATTCGAATGCATAAGCCGTGGTGGTGAGAACGCTCCATTATTAAATATTTCAATAGGAATTCGGAGATTCTATCAAGAATATAAGATGATAGGTCAAACAAACCTTGATATAACAACGTTTGTTTGA
- a CDS encoding tyrosine-type recombinase/integrase, translated as MKGHIRKRGNKYCIVIDIGPDPETGKRRQKWFSGYKTKKEAQADVAKKITELNEGTFIEPSKVTLKDYLNHWLEIKSMSIEKSTFAGYRAFINQHVIPSIGMVALHKLNVMHIQKCYKTAIDKGIASNSILLMHRILKSALNLAVKQNIMSRNPADFAEIPKKEKTPIQTWTEEEVKKFLAHSQESRYHIGYLLAITTGMRLGEVLGLRWQDVDFEKHTVTINQTSGHDNKIKKTAKTNSSKRTIPVPDETIAALKKHKILINKEKLRFGSAYLDQDLINCNEFGRIIKRAPFRKSFIRATHKIGIKEIKFHDLRHTHATILLKQGVNPKIISERLGHTDISMTLSVYSHVLPNMQEEAVKNFGKSIFG; from the coding sequence GTGAAAGGACATATTCGAAAAAGAGGAAATAAATATTGCATCGTTATTGATATCGGCCCTGATCCAGAGACAGGAAAAAGAAGACAGAAGTGGTTTTCTGGATATAAGACAAAAAAAGAAGCACAGGCCGATGTAGCAAAAAAGATTACAGAGTTGAATGAAGGAACTTTTATAGAGCCCTCTAAAGTTACATTAAAAGATTATCTAAATCATTGGCTAGAAATTAAAAGTATGAGCATAGAAAAGAGCACCTTTGCTGGCTATAGGGCATTTATCAACCAACATGTTATACCTAGTATAGGAATGGTCGCGCTTCATAAATTAAATGTTATGCACATTCAAAAATGCTATAAGACTGCGATAGATAAAGGGATTGCAAGCAATTCTATTCTGCTTATGCATAGAATTTTAAAAAGCGCTTTAAACCTAGCCGTAAAACAAAATATTATGTCTCGAAATCCAGCAGATTTTGCTGAGATACCTAAAAAAGAAAAAACCCCTATCCAGACTTGGACAGAGGAAGAAGTAAAAAAGTTTTTAGCTCATTCACAAGAATCACGATATCACATTGGGTATCTACTTGCAATAACTACAGGTATGCGTCTGGGAGAAGTTTTAGGTTTACGATGGCAGGATGTTGATTTTGAAAAACATACCGTTACAATAAATCAAACATCTGGCCATGACAATAAGATCAAAAAAACTGCAAAAACAAATTCGTCAAAACGCACAATTCCTGTACCTGATGAAACAATAGCCGCCTTAAAAAAACATAAAATTTTAATTAATAAAGAGAAATTAAGGTTTGGTTCTGCTTATCTAGATCAAGATTTAATAAATTGTAATGAGTTTGGAAGAATCATAAAAAGAGCACCTTTCAGAAAAAGTTTCATTAGGGCGACACACAAAATAGGTATAAAAGAAATTAAATTCCATGATTTAAGACATACACACGCAACTATACTATTGAAACAAGGAGTTAACCCTAAAATCATCAGTGAGAGATTAGGTCATACAGATATTTCAATGACATTAAGTGTCTATTCTCATGTTTTACCGAATATGCAAGAAGAAGCCGTTAAAAACTTTGGTAAAAGCATCTTTGGATAA
- a CDS encoding DEAD/DEAH box helicase has translation MGFDYNPNYFIDAQPSIYENEHLREPQKQGYYHVYEHFIIKEKTSHAVMVLPTGVGKTGVMALLPYGISKGRVLIIAPQIVIKETVIDALNPILPNNFWLKQKVFDRPSDLPALVEFEGSKTRREVLEAANIVVVNIQKLQSRLNSSPLNFLPDNFFDLIIIDEAHHSVAKTWVETTQYFSKAKVVKVTGTPFRTDKEKIAGELIYKYKLSQAMANGYVKSLENFKYIPEKLYLTIDGDYTKKHSIEEIYKLGLKNEDWVSRSVAYSTECSKSVVQKSINLLEEKLINTTVPHKIIAVASDITHAKEIERLYNEEGYSTAIIHSDLLPEEKERAFSNIKNHRVKVVINVSMLGEGYDHPYLSIAAIFRAFRNPLPYAQFVGRILRSIPQNEVKKADDNVGQIVAHKHLALDELWEYYKTEIQESEVIRHLKAYDSLDNTEENNTPNSSSSTKHRDDPIGEATESGSGTLIGDTYLTTKLIEQKRLEDREREQKILDIQKLLNLKREEAERIVNQASAENAAIKRPDLYFESKRKDIDITIKEKIVPDLLVKFSIDKKADDLKSISLFRQKYSWIPRQIRDNGGMLAVYFSTYLKAEIGAPKKEWTIEDYDIAYEKLPQIIEFVEKVLEDNINS, from the coding sequence ATGGGCTTCGATTATAATCCTAATTACTTTATAGATGCGCAACCTTCCATCTATGAAAATGAACATTTGAGAGAACCGCAAAAACAAGGGTATTACCATGTATACGAACATTTTATTATCAAAGAAAAAACATCTCACGCAGTTATGGTTCTCCCTACTGGCGTAGGCAAGACAGGTGTAATGGCATTACTTCCATATGGAATTAGTAAAGGACGCGTCTTAATAATTGCACCTCAAATTGTCATCAAAGAAACCGTAATAGATGCATTAAACCCCATATTACCTAATAATTTTTGGTTAAAACAAAAAGTATTTGATCGTCCAAGTGATTTACCTGCATTAGTTGAGTTTGAAGGGTCAAAAACAAGGAGAGAAGTTTTAGAAGCAGCAAACATCGTAGTAGTTAATATTCAAAAGCTTCAAAGTAGATTAAATTCATCACCCTTAAATTTCCTTCCAGACAACTTTTTTGATTTAATCATAATAGATGAAGCACATCATTCTGTAGCTAAAACATGGGTAGAAACAACTCAATATTTTTCAAAAGCAAAAGTTGTTAAGGTAACAGGAACCCCCTTCAGAACGGATAAAGAAAAAATAGCTGGAGAACTAATATATAAATATAAATTAAGCCAAGCGATGGCAAATGGTTATGTAAAATCTTTAGAAAACTTTAAATACATACCAGAAAAGCTATATTTAACAATCGATGGAGATTATACGAAAAAACATTCAATAGAAGAAATTTATAAATTAGGATTAAAAAATGAAGATTGGGTCAGTAGATCGGTAGCTTATTCTACTGAGTGTTCCAAAAGCGTTGTTCAGAAAAGTATTAATTTACTCGAAGAAAAATTAATAAATACAACTGTTCCTCATAAGATTATAGCCGTAGCATCAGATATAACACATGCTAAAGAGATAGAAAGACTTTACAACGAAGAAGGATATTCCACTGCTATAATACATAGTGATTTACTTCCCGAAGAGAAAGAAAGAGCGTTTAGTAATATAAAAAACCATCGAGTAAAAGTCGTTATTAATGTCTCTATGTTAGGTGAAGGATATGATCACCCCTACCTTTCTATTGCTGCCATATTTAGAGCATTCCGTAATCCCTTACCCTATGCTCAATTTGTTGGTAGAATTTTAAGATCCATTCCACAAAATGAGGTAAAAAAAGCCGATGATAATGTTGGACAAATTGTAGCTCATAAGCATTTAGCATTAGATGAATTATGGGAATATTATAAAACAGAAATTCAGGAAAGTGAAGTCATTAGACATCTTAAAGCGTATGATAGTTTAGATAATACGGAAGAAAATAATACGCCTAACTCATCTTCTTCTACTAAACATCGAGATGACCCAATTGGTGAAGCAACAGAAAGTGGATCGGGGACACTTATAGGTGATACGTATTTAACAACAAAACTAATTGAACAAAAGAGACTGGAAGATAGAGAAAGAGAACAAAAAATTCTCGATATACAAAAGCTACTAAACCTTAAACGGGAAGAAGCGGAAAGAATCGTTAATCAGGCTTCAGCTGAAAATGCTGCTATTAAACGCCCTGACCTTTATTTCGAAAGCAAAAGAAAAGATATTGATATCACAATAAAAGAAAAAATTGTTCCAGATTTATTGGTTAAATTTTCTATAGATAAAAAAGCCGATGATTTGAAGAGCATTAGTCTTTTTAGGCAAAAATACTCTTGGATTCCAAGACAAATTCGCGATAATGGTGGAATGTTAGCCGTGTACTTTAGTACTTATCTTAAAGCTGAAATTGGCGCTCCAAAAAAAGAATGGACTATAGAAGATTATGATATCGCCTATGAAAAACTACCTCAAATCATAGAATTTGTAGAAAAAGTGTTGGAGGATAATATAAATTCGTAA
- a CDS encoding AimR family lysis-lysogeny pheromone receptor — protein sequence MWKALNQIEKELCAAGIRKNKLANYWGVKPSTVTKIFKGNTDMSFGFLSKTVILLNKRIQVQENILTDYIDVTKPKSENLREAMEDLALRGKFNLLINIINSESQSKVSENREFANVYRIIYKRYIGELNTAHYHQALSLESKSIRTTEMEVLIEILLCQAQYQSGNFTSLNERLKALEIKISKISNRYIRECYKLRYKEAIAVTSLQGGEVIEARQVCMDLLDDLEWDNFFSFPKLNAYLKLGESYIFSANEYERAKYYLEKTLEVIGNSKTNGIERKRKMVQHTLAFLKIHHDKEISSLDVVHPGELAYLRIKQGNRMEARKLLDQLQEKNGRLTDIQTAYLGLTYEGTKKEELMKRSLLMCQKSGNIFYSNLPKIHLGLI from the coding sequence ATGTGGAAAGCTCTAAATCAAATTGAAAAAGAGTTATGTGCAGCTGGGATAAGGAAAAATAAACTAGCAAATTATTGGGGAGTTAAGCCAAGTACTGTTACAAAAATTTTTAAGGGTAACACAGACATGAGTTTTGGTTTTCTTTCCAAAACGGTCATTCTATTAAACAAGAGAATACAGGTTCAAGAAAATATATTAACAGATTATATAGATGTAACAAAACCGAAATCAGAAAACTTACGTGAAGCAATGGAGGATCTAGCTTTAAGAGGAAAGTTTAATCTTTTAATTAATATTATTAATAGTGAATCACAATCAAAGGTATCAGAAAATAGAGAATTCGCTAATGTGTATCGAATTATTTACAAACGATATATAGGTGAACTTAATACGGCGCATTACCATCAGGCATTAAGCTTGGAGAGTAAATCAATAAGAACTACAGAGATGGAAGTGTTAATTGAAATTTTATTATGCCAAGCGCAATATCAATCAGGAAACTTTACTTCTTTAAATGAGCGATTGAAAGCTCTTGAAATAAAAATAAGTAAAATAAGTAATAGATACATTAGAGAGTGCTATAAATTACGATATAAAGAAGCTATTGCCGTTACTTCTTTACAGGGTGGTGAAGTCATTGAAGCAAGACAAGTTTGTATGGATCTATTAGATGATCTTGAATGGGATAACTTTTTTTCTTTTCCAAAATTAAATGCATATTTAAAGTTAGGTGAATCGTATATTTTTTCAGCGAATGAATATGAGAGGGCAAAATATTATTTGGAAAAGACCCTAGAAGTGATAGGGAATAGCAAGACTAATGGAATTGAGAGAAAAAGAAAAATGGTGCAACATACATTAGCATTTCTAAAGATTCATCATGATAAAGAAATTAGTAGCTTAGATGTTGTTCATCCAGGTGAACTAGCATATTTAAGGATTAAACAAGGTAATAGGATGGAAGCGAGAAAATTATTGGACCAATTACAAGAGAAGAATGGAAGATTAACAGACATACAGACTGCATATTTAGGTTTAACATATGAAGGTACTAAAAAAGAAGAGTTAATGAAACGTTCTCTTTTGATGTGTCAAAAATCAGGGAATATATTTTATTCGAATTTACCAAAAATTCACTTGGGTTTAATTTGA
- a CDS encoding helix-turn-helix domain-containing protein, whose protein sequence is MFSHERLKSLIEKKSITQQQLADAIGVSHVSVYNYVEGKKAPGTRTLQKIANYLKVTTDYLLGLSDSPDLTAGEDLQLTKEAHEILQIINDLPEEQRKKALEQLEMFVNYEKSKGNM, encoded by the coding sequence ATGTTTAGTCATGAGAGGTTGAAATCATTAATTGAAAAAAAGAGCATCACCCAACAACAGTTAGCTGATGCAATTGGTGTTAGTCATGTTTCTGTTTATAATTATGTCGAGGGGAAAAAAGCACCCGGTACACGTACACTTCAGAAGATAGCAAATTATTTAAAAGTAACAACAGATTACTTGTTAGGTTTATCTGATTCACCAGATTTAACAGCAGGCGAAGACTTACAGCTAACAAAGGAAGCACACGAAATTCTTCAGATCATTAATGACTTACCCGAAGAACAACGAAAAAAAGCATTAGAGCAATTAGAGATGTTTGTGAACTACGAGAAATCTAAAGGAAATATGTAG
- a CDS encoding helix-turn-helix domain-containing protein — translation MKTLKQLRVEQGYTCREVAEAVGITEVYYWYIENGKRRPYYDLIVKIAEFFKVKLDAIKIFCP, via the coding sequence ATGAAAACTCTAAAGCAGCTACGTGTAGAACAGGGATATACATGTAGGGAGGTAGCTGAAGCCGTGGGTATTACTGAAGTTTATTATTGGTATATAGAAAACGGGAAGCGTCGACCTTATTATGATTTAATTGTGAAAATTGCTGAGTTTTTTAAAGTGAAATTAGATGCAATTAAAATTTTTTGTCCTTAA
- a CDS encoding helix-turn-helix domain-containing protein, with protein MGLDQIIKESIREVVREEIQAALASFQQQSQPNKVMRVKEAAAYLNIAVCRMYELANHPHFPVIREGRKLLFLQKDLEAWLEAQKEVI; from the coding sequence ATGGGATTAGATCAAATCATTAAAGAGTCAATCCGCGAAGTTGTTCGCGAAGAAATTCAAGCAGCTTTAGCTTCATTTCAACAACAATCACAACCAAACAAGGTAATGAGGGTGAAAGAAGCAGCTGCTTACCTCAATATAGCAGTTTGTAGAATGTATGAATTAGCAAATCATCCACATTTTCCAGTGATTAGGGAAGGACGTAAATTACTTTTCTTGCAAAAGGATTTAGAAGCTTGGCTTGAAGCACAAAAGGAGGTGATTTAG
- a CDS encoding DnaD domain-containing protein, translated as MNNNVLQIGQINFRGNVIDHGWFKTLTLDNGKPNIVAITILGEIVYWYKPTEVRSEESSQVQYKQKFKADTLQKSYQQLADSFGFTKRQVKEACDFLKERGLIKIEFRTILVNGTRCNNVMYVEPVPEMIQKISIMYWGNGNPPTLKSDSPVTLESKRVLHSKAIPSSDKTEESLTLERKTNTEITTNITTNINDDATSSQKLINQEFKISYNFLLKKGIPLSEIAIQELGEFCDRFGNELIIHAVNKAIDENVPKWRYIRSILSSWEKEKVKTLNDVAALDTRFEMSKKNNKRTGKGYSKRTEVVPDWLRKQEEQEPIQQPQQTQSDNLEDNKKRLDEILNKYKNTKGE; from the coding sequence ATGAACAACAACGTATTACAAATAGGGCAAATAAATTTTCGTGGCAATGTTATAGACCATGGATGGTTTAAAACACTTACATTAGATAATGGTAAACCTAATATTGTTGCAATTACTATCTTAGGAGAAATTGTTTATTGGTATAAACCTACTGAAGTAAGAAGTGAAGAATCTAGTCAAGTTCAATATAAACAAAAGTTTAAGGCGGACACGCTTCAAAAGAGTTATCAACAATTAGCCGATTCATTTGGATTTACAAAAAGACAAGTAAAAGAAGCATGTGACTTTCTGAAAGAACGTGGACTTATAAAAATTGAATTTAGGACAATTCTTGTTAACGGAACTAGGTGTAATAACGTTATGTATGTTGAACCTGTACCTGAAATGATTCAGAAAATTTCCATCATGTATTGGGGAAATGGCAACCCTCCTACACTGAAAAGTGATAGCCCTGTGACTTTAGAAAGCAAGAGGGTCTTACATTCTAAAGCAATACCCTCCTCCGATAAAACGGAAGAGTCTCTTACACTAGAACGTAAGACAAATACAGAGATTACTACAAATATTACTACAAATATAAATGATGATGCTACTTCATCTCAGAAATTAATAAATCAAGAATTTAAAATTAGTTACAACTTTTTACTTAAAAAGGGAATTCCGTTAAGTGAAATTGCAATTCAAGAATTAGGTGAGTTTTGCGATAGATTCGGTAATGAATTAATTATTCACGCTGTTAATAAAGCAATTGATGAAAATGTACCAAAGTGGAGATATATTCGCAGTATTTTAAGTAGTTGGGAAAAGGAAAAAGTAAAAACATTAAATGATGTTGCTGCTTTAGATACTCGATTTGAAATGAGTAAGAAAAACAACAAACGTACTGGTAAAGGTTATTCCAAACGAACTGAAGTTGTACCGGATTGGTTACGCAAACAAGAAGAACAAGAGCCAATACAGCAGCCACAGCAAACTCAAAGCGATAATCTTGAAGATAATAAGAAACGTTTGGATGAGATTCTAAATAAATATAAAAATACTAAAGGAGAGTAA
- a CDS encoding AbrB/MazE/SpoVT family DNA-binding domain-containing protein: protein MKNTGVARKVDELGRVVIPVELRRTLGITKGTALDFHIDGENIVLRKHEKSCFVTGEVSETNIELLGGRMFLSKEGASELLDFIQKSGMAHA, encoded by the coding sequence ATGAAAAATACAGGCGTTGCAAGAAAAGTGGACGAGCTAGGTCGTGTAGTAATTCCAGTAGAGTTACGCAGAACTTTAGGTATTACCAAAGGAACGGCACTAGATTTTCATATCGATGGTGAAAACATTGTTTTAAGAAAACATGAAAAGTCATGCTTTGTAACGGGTGAAGTTTCTGAAACCAACATAGAGTTGCTTGGTGGCCGAATGTTTTTAAGCAAGGAAGGGGCAAGTGAATTACTGGATTTTATTCAGAAGAGTGGGATGGCACATGCCTAA
- a CDS encoding DUF3954 domain-containing protein yields MKKIEIDVSSNKLLIVKDGNVTAVNPPMSGFGEQVAVWVNGKVDRVDTKFTEKIK; encoded by the coding sequence ATGAAAAAAATAGAAATTGATGTTAGTAGCAACAAACTTTTAATAGTGAAGGACGGAAATGTAACAGCAGTAAATCCACCAATGAGTGGATTCGGTGAGCAAGTTGCGGTTTGGGTAAACGGTAAAGTTGATCGTGTAGATACTAAGTTTACTGAAAAGATAAAATAA